One window of the Nicotiana tabacum cultivar K326 chromosome 4, ASM71507v2, whole genome shotgun sequence genome contains the following:
- the LOC107760878 gene encoding uncharacterized protein LOC107760878: MATLIAYRLSEKKSIVQSAILTIELLLLSTGLISTFFMLKKAINPRYLFDMFLFNLKEVFTCLKSFLSSPLYICLFINSVVILILTFSKFHRSTTDFVNIFLDEKDAQDLQVQDHESESPQPQHHEKEDKPKRTNSAIAMDTVMSFFSRYNNSHPVLEDIQDEMPCSVKDIEIDCVQKMSFPDISHLTEAREIISPRLTNPVPQTTTRTNYTTYTNVQEKVNQENIEELEDDSLEATWNAITGGGNKKKKNHILKKSETWSVEPEPVVVSAQSIGSKDLLPSVASTWKDLRKSLTFNDALSMFRRGGLRGDFNSVSAEESNKRFDDFIKKINRERMLQRQESDQRAAFNNMLTQAR, translated from the coding sequence ATGGCAACGTTGATAGCATATAGATTATCAGAGAAGAAAAGCATAGTACAATCTGCGATATTAACCATAGAGCTTCTTCTCTTATCAACAGGACTGATCTCTACTTTCTTTATGCTGAAAAAAGCTATAAATCCGCGCTACTTATTTGACATGTTTCTCTTTAACCTGAAGGAAGTTTTTACTTGTTTGAAGAGCTTTTTGTCATCTCCTCTTTATATCTGCCTCTTTATCAATTCAGTTGTCATTCttatcttgactttctccaaatTTCACCGCTCTACAACAGACTTTGTTAATATTTTTCTAGATGAAAAAGATGCCCAAGATCTGCAGGTTCAGGATCATGAGTCAGAGTCACCACAACCACAACATCATGAAAAAGAAGACAAGCCGAAAAGAACTAATTCTGCTATTGCGATGGACACTGTTATGTCTTTTTTCAGCCGTTATAATAATTCACATCCTGTCTTAGAAGATATTCAAGATGAGATGCCTTGCAGTGTGAAAGACATTGAAATTGATTGCGTACAAAAAATGTCCTTTCCAGACATTTCTCATTTGACTGAAGCCCGTGAAATCATTAGTCCACGCTTAACAAATCCAGTACCTCAGACAACTACAAGAACCAACTATACAACCTACACAAATGTCCAAGAAAAGGTCAATCAAGAAAATATTGAAGAATTAGAGGATGACTCATTGGAGGCGACATGGAACGCGATAACCGGAGGAggaaacaagaaaaagaagaatcatATACTGAAGAAGAGTGAAACATGGTCAGTGGAGCCAGAGCCAGTTGTTGTATCAGCACAGAGCATTGGATCCAAAGACTTGTTGCCATCAGTGGCTTCAACATGGAAAGACTTGAGAAAATCATTGACTTTTAACGATGCTTTATCGATGTTTAGACGAGGGGGTTTGAGAGGGGACTTTAATTCAGTAAGTGCAGAGGAATCCAACAAAAGATTTGATGATTTCATTAAGAAAATCAACCGTGAGAGAATGTTGCAGAGGCAAGAATCAGATCAGCGTGCCGCCTTTAATAATATGCTAACCCAGGCTCGTTAA